A window of Mangifera indica cultivar Alphonso chromosome 11, CATAS_Mindica_2.1, whole genome shotgun sequence contains these coding sequences:
- the LOC123228977 gene encoding uncharacterized protein LOC123228977, which translates to MYKMKIDRKPPLPRSPIRFQSRRVLRSNSTSIQTPPGSLTKSRKLTRASDMEESDLRAEYRTISCELQALSKMVQDELGGGKMDNNNNIIAGLGIELSCGNSSSLFERGRFYEVYSARRNERLKRKKNESDDRLKTPYNLGVTVEVSKRRESKKLGSLKKSVSTAYSVERTEPRYLLRSMSKESKKPPLPPFNSAIDSQRKSGARRARKI; encoded by the exons ATGTATAAGATGAAAATCGATCGCAAGCCTCCGCTGCCCAGATCTCCGATTCGGTTTCAATCACGTCGAGTCCTTCGTTCAAACTCAACTTCTATTCAAACTCCTCCAG GATCATTAACGAAATCTCGGAAGCTGACCCGTGCATCGGACATGGAAGAATCGGATCTTCGAGCCGAATACCGTACGATTTCGTGCGAGTTACAGGCGTTGTCAAAGATGGTTCAAGATGAACTCGGCGGGGGtaaaatggacaataataataatattatagctGGGTTAGGCATTGAGTTGAGCTGTGGAAATTCGAGTTCTTTGTTTGAAAGGGGTAGGTTTTATGAGGTGTACTCGGCGAGAAGAAACGAGAGgctaaagagaaagaaaaatgaaagcgACGACCGGTTAAAGACGCCGTATAATCTTGGTGTCACGGTTGAGGTTTCAAAGAGAAGGGAGTCGAAGAAGCTAGGGAGTCTGAAGAAGTCTGTCTCTACCGCTTATTCTGTGGAGAGAACTGAGCCCAGATATCTTCTGAGAAGCATGAGCAAAGAGAGCAAGAAACCTCCTCTGCCGCCTTTCAACTCTGCGATTGACAGTCAACGCAAGTCGGGGGCTCGCAGGGCCAGGAAGATCTGA
- the LOC123228876 gene encoding dolichol-phosphate mannosyltransferase subunit 1 encodes MEEKNKNTYSIIVPTYNERLNIALLVYLVFKHLRDVDFEIIVVDDGSPDGTQEIVKQLQQLYGEDRILLRPRPRKLGLGTAYVHGLKHASGSFVVIMDADLSHHPKYLPSFIKKQLETGADIVTGTRYVKGGGVHGWNLMRKLTSRGANVLAHTLLWPGVSDLTGSFRLYRKSVLEDVISSCVSKGYVFQMEMIVRASRKGYRIEEVPITFVDRLFGSSKLGGSEIVEYLKGLAYLLVTT; translated from the exons ATGGAAGAAAAGAACAAGAACACGTACAGTATAATTGTTCCAACTTACAACGAACGCCTCAACATTGCTCTCCTCGTTTATCTCGTCTTCAAACATCTCCG GgatgttgattttgaaataatcGTGGTCGATGATGGGAGTCCTGATGGTACACAAGAAATTGTAAAACAATTGCAGCAATTGTATGGAGAGGACCGTATT CTGTTAAGACCTAGACCGAGGAAACTTGGGTTAG GGACTGCTTATGTTCATGGGTTGAAGCATGCTTCTGGAAGTTTTGTTGTAATTATGGATGCTGATCTCTCTCACCAT CCCAAGTACTTGCCAAGCTTCATCAA GAAACAGTTGGAGACTGGTGCAGATATAGTTACTGGAACCCGTTATGTTAAGGGTGGGGGTGTACATGGGTGGAATCTTATGCGAAAGCTTACAAGTAGGGGGGCTAATGTCCTTGCACACACGCTTTTATGGCCTGGTGTATCAGATCTTACTGGATCGTTCCG GCTTTATAGGAAATCAGTGCTTGAAGATGTCATTAGTTCCTGTGTAAGTAAGGGATATGTCTTCCAAATGGAGATGATTGTTCGTGCTTCTAGAAAGGGATACCGAATTGAAGAG GTACCAATTACTTTTGTTGATAGATTATTTGGAAGTTCAAAGCTTGGAGGATCAGAAATTGTTGAATATCTGAAAGGTCTTGCATATCTTCTAGTCACAACATAA